A window of [Clostridium] innocuum genomic DNA:
CCCTGAAATACCGGATCTTGATTTATTGAAAAAAGAAATATAAATGCTGAGATAAAGACATGCTTCTATATGTGGACTTGAAGAGAGCTGACGGTTGGTGAGAGTCGGCAGGAAGGATATAGAAGATATCACTTTGGAGCAGATTTCCTGAAAGCAGTAGGGAAATACGATACGCTTGTCGTTATAAGCTGAGGGCACATGAGCTTCATGTGAACTAAGGTGGTACCGCGTTACAAGACGTCCTTAGATAGAAGGCGTCTTTTTTTCATAAAAGGAGGAAATGATATGGAATACAAGGATACACTGTTAATGCCGAAGACAAGGTTTGAAATGCGTGGGAAATTACCGACAAAGGAGCCAAACTTTCAGAAACGCTGGAAGGAAAGCGAAATCTATGAAAAAATGCTGGAGAACCGTGAGGGCTGTGAAGCGTTTGTTTTGCATGACGGGCCACCGTATGCGAACGGGGATATCCATCTGGGACATGCCCTGAATAAGATTTTGAAGGATGTCATTGTCCGTAACCGCTATATGGCCGGTTACAAGGTGCCGTATGTGCCGGGCTGGGATACGCATGGCTTGCCGATTGAAACTGCAATTCAGAAGCTGGGACATAACCGCAAGGAGATGGAATTATCCGATTTCCGCAAGCTGTGCTATGACTATGCGCTGGAACAGGTGGACCGTCAGAAAAAGGGATTTTTATCACTGGGTGTTGTCGGCGATTACGATCATCCGTATATCACACTGACCAAGGATTTTGAAGCACATCAGATTGAAATTTTTGCCTCCATGGCGATGGACGGTCTGATTTATAAGGGATTGAAGCCGGTTTACTGGAGTCCTTCCAGTGAAACCGCACTGGCGGAAGCGGAAATTGAATACAAGGATATCAAAAGCCCGACGATTTTCGTGAAATTTGCGGTGAAGGATGGCAAGGGTGTTCTGGACAGCGATACTTCCTTTGTCATCTGGACAACGACACCATGGACCATTCCTGCCAATCTGGGAATCTGTCTGAATAAGGACTACACCTATGCGCTTGTGGAAAGCGAAAAGGGCAAGCTGATCGTTCTGGAAGAGCTGGTGGATGCGTTGTGGGAGAAGTTTGGTCTGGAAACAAAGAAGAAGCTGGCAACCTATAAGGGAAGCGAGCTGGAAATGATCACCTGTCAGCATCCGCTGTATGATCGCGAATCCCTGGTAATTCTGGGGGATCATGTAACGGCAGATGCAGGTACCGGCTGTGTACATACGGCACCGGGCTTTGGTGCCGATGACTTCTTCATCGGACAGAAATACGGTCTGCCTGCGTATTGCAATGTGGATGAGCACGGCTGCATGATGGAGGATGCCGGTGACTGGCTGAAGGGACAGTATGTCGATGATGCCAACAAGACGGTAACACAGAGACTGGATGCAATGGGCGCATTGTTAAAGCTGGAGTTCATTACGCACTCCTATCCGCATGACTGGAGAACAAAGAAGCCGATTATCTTCCGTGCAACAACGCAGTGGTTTGCGTCCATTGATAAGATTCGTGAAAAGCTGCTGACAGAGATTGCGAATGTTGACTGGATTCCGAAGTGGGGACAGCAGCGTATGCACAATATGATTGCTGATCGCGGTGACTGGTGTATTTCCCGGCAGCGTGCATGGGGTGTTCCGATTCCGATTTTCTATGCGGAGGATGATACGCCGATTATGGATGAGGCTGTATTTGCCCATGTGGCAGAGCTGTTCCGTGAGCATGGCAGCAATATCTGGTTTGAAAAGGAAGCGAAGGAGCTGTTGCCGCAGGGCTATACACATACAGGCTCCCCAAATGGAGAATTCCGCAAGGAAACCGATACGATGGATGTATGGTTTGACTCCGGAAGCTCTCATACCGGAGCCATGATGGAACGCGGACTGGGCTATCCTGCCGATCTGTATTTCGAGGGCAGCGATCAGTATCGCGGATGGTTCAATTCCTCCTTGATCATCGGTACAGCTGTGCATGGACACTCTCCTTACAAGCAGGTACTGAGCCACGGCTTCGTTATGGATGGCAAGGGTGTGAAAATGAGCAAATCACAGTGGAATGCGGTAGCACCGGGAGAAATCACGAAGAAATACGGTGCGGATATCCTGCGTCTGTGGGCGACAAGTGTCGATTATCAAGCGGACTGCAGTATGTCGGATGAGATTTTAAAGCAGATCAGCGAGCAGTACCGCAAGGTGCGCAATACGTTCCGCTTCATGCTTGCCAATGTCAATCCGGAAGAGGATTTCACAAAAGAGGATCTTGTGGATATCAACGAGCTGCCGGAGCTGGACAAATATATTCTGGTCCTGTTGAATGAAGTGAATGAAAAAGCAATGAAGGCATATAAGGAATACCGTTTTGCGGATATCACCAATATGCTGAGCAATCTGATGACGAACGAGCTGTCTGCCTATTACATGGATTATACGAAGGATATCCTGTATATTGAGAAAAAGGATGCGCCTAGACGTCGTCAGGTACAGACGGTGCTGTGGCATGCGGTCAACACGCTGGTTCGCCTGTGGGCACCCATCCTCGTGCACACCTGTGAGGAGGTCAACGACTTCTTCCATACCGAAGCAGAAAGTATCCATCTGGGAAGCTTTGCACAGGCACTGGATGTACAGGGTGCTGATACAATCAAAGCGGATATGGAACGCATGATGGCAATTCGCCAGGATATTTTCAAGGCCCTGGAGGAAGCACGTGCGGAAAAGGTGATTGGTAAGTCTCTGGAAGCACATGTGATGATCAATGTGAGCGATGAAGACCGTGCACTGATTGAGAAGCTGTGCGGAAATCATTTCAACCAGTGGCTGATCGTTTCCAAGGTCAGCTTCTCCGTGGATGAATTGAAGCAGTATGAAGTGTGTCAGGTAGAAGTTGAGAAGTGTGAAGGCAAGGTTTGTCCAAGATGCTGGAATATTACGGATTCCCATGCGGAGGATGGCTTGTGTGAGCGCTGTGCAGAGGTGCTGGAGCAGAAGTAAGCGGCAATTGCAAATCATGCGTGGTTGCCGGACTTAAGGTATAAATGCGCCTGGATAAATCAAAGATTGCTATCTGCTGTAAGGCAAAGGAGTGCCGGATAAACGTATGGATGTCCGCACTTCTTTTTCATTCGTATGCAAACTACGTATCCGGGTGGTAAAAAGATAACACTGCCGGAATTGAATTTGTGTGCTTCACAAAACAGGATAGCAAACGTGCTGCTTTTCCGTATGCATTTTCATTTTTCGAATTGGACTTTCATCAGAGGATACTCCATCGCTCATGAATTATGAGGATATTCTTTATTGAGAAAGCTGCATGATATCATCAGGCGATGTAAGGATGAATACAACTTTTATCTGTTTTGGGTAGAACATAATATTTTTCTGGCAATGCCATTGGAAATAAAGTACAATGGATTTAAAAGGAATGATGCTATGATACGTAAAAAACGAATGTTTACTACGGTAGAGGAATGGAGCAGCGCATATGACAGCTATTACGGAGTGATCCGGCAGATCAATCAGAAGCTCCACGAAATCTCTCTTACAAAAGGTAAGGCGTTTGAAACATGGCTTCAGGATTATAAAAAGTATTCCAAGCAAATGCGTCAAATGTATCAGAAGGAAACGGATTTCATACAGGAATATTTACAATATTACATCGATCATCCATCCCGCTGGCAAAAGGAGGAGGCTGCTTCCCTACTGACGTACCTGTTTATCAACTGTATGCGTCTGGAGGACACGCATATGATTTACGCAGCTGCGCTTTCTCTGCTTGAGTATTACTCATCAAGGCAAAACAGAGTAGCTGAGATGAAATGCTATTATATTCTTGCAATCTGTCTGCACGATCTGGATGTTTTCCATTTTCATAAAGAAATTCTTCAGTACTGTGAAATGGTGATTGTACGGTATGAAGAGCTTTATGTTACCTTAAGTGATATGGAAAAGAGTTATGGGTTGAGCATCTATGACCTTCTGAGCGTATGCCGTTATGAAATGCTTCATGCGGATGAGCAGTTTTCGTCATTTCTCAAAGAGGTTATCCTGCAGGAGCAGGAGCATGCCATTGCGATGGTGGAACGGTTTATGCGTGAGGCAGATATGACGAAGCCGTATAATGCTGTATTGCCACTGATTCGTTCCAATATGCTGTCCAGCTTTTCTGATCTGGCAATAAAGCTGCAGAAGAAAGCTTATACCTCGGATATTGCGGATTACATGTATGAAAAAAGTAAGAGGCTTTGCGGCTCTTATACAGCTAAGGGTACGCCGGAGGAAATACATGAAAGAATCAGCTATTTGATGTCAATTCGTGTCCATGAGCAGTTGCCGGAGGATATGCTGTTTGCGGTAATGAAACAGGAAATGGAACGACTCCCTTCCAGCATCACAGGGAAGAATTTTAATTATGATAATTCTTTAATAGAGGTATGGATCTGTATCCTGAACAGTCTGCGGACACTGATACAGGAAGGGCATGAGGAATATCGTGCTTTCTTTGAAGAACAGCTGGATCGCTTTGCTCAAGTGCTGGCCTCCATTCCCTTTGGCAAAAAGCTGGAGCATATCGCAGATACAGCAATATATGATTTTGTCTGTTCCCAGTTATCCTATTTCCATGATGATGAAAAGGTGCTGGCTTATGTTTTGCGGCTGCTTGTTTTCCGGCAGGTACAGACAGGAATTCACTCCCTTATGGTCAGCGATGCAGCCAGTCTGATAACGCAAGCCATGTTGCGAAGCCGGGCGGACTTGCTGATCGGACAGCTGAATTGCATGAGCGAGGAGGAGGTACAGCATAAAGCTGCACAATTTCTGGAATATATTCGTATCGGTGCTTTGCTTCATGATATTGGAAAGGTGTGCTGCAGCAGTGTTGTGAATATGCAGTACCGCCGATTAAGTGCTGTTGAGTATAAAACCATTCAGTTTCATCCGCAAAGCAGTGCGGAAATTCTATTGCGGATACCGCAGCTGGCCTGCTTTTATGATATGGCAGTCGGACATCATAAGAGTTATGACGGAAAGTCCGGATATCCAAAGGATTTTCATATAGAAGCTTCGCCGCAGAAGATATTTATTGATATGATAGCAATTTGTGATTCACTAGATGCTGCCACGGACAGCTATGGCAGAAATTATGCAAAGGCAAAGAAGTTTGAAACGGTGGTTCGAGAGCTTCGCAGCAGAGCGGGAACACAGTATTCCGGAGTCATCGTAGATTTGATTTGTGAGGATGAAGCCTTAAGAAGCCAGCTGAAGGATTTGCTGGAAAACCGCAGAGATGAAGCTTGCAGAAAGACATTCTGGATTTTAAATGCAGATATAAAGGATATTGCTGCTGCAATTAGGAAGACTTCATGCTGGCGAAACGGTTAATAAAAAAGGAGAGCTTTATGAAGATTACATCACTGACCAATGCAAAGGTAAAACAATGGGCAAAATATAAGGAAAAGAAATATCGTGAAAAGGATCAGCGATTTCTGGTAGAAGGGGAACATCTGATTGAAGAAGCTGCGAGAGCCGGCTTGGTCGAGGCTGTACTTGTGGAGATTGGAAAAGCACATGCATTTGTGGAATATCCGGTGTATGAGGTCACGAAGGACATTCTGCGGAAGCTGGAAAGCAGTGTATCCGGTACCTGGATTATGGCCGTATGCCATATGCCGCAATACCATGATGCAGAATTTGGTAAACGGGTTATCGTACTGGATGATGTGCAGGATCCGGGGAATGTCGGAACCATCATTCGAACTGCCGTATCCTTTGGATATGATGCAGTCCTGTTGTCTGCACACAGCTGTGATGTATACAATGAAAAGGTGATACGTTCCACACAGGGAGCCTTGTTTCACATTCCGGTGATTCGAGGTGATGTGCAGGCTATGCTGATGAGTTTGAAGCAGAAGGGTACCAGAATTCTTGCGACTTCTCTGCACAATGCCTCGGCACTTCGTGAAATTGCAGTGCCTGATGCATTTGCACTTGTGTTTGGCAATGAAGGAAAGGGTGTCAGCGAGGAGGTTCTGCGGTTGGCGGATACTCATGTGTTTATCGAGATGCATACCTTTGA
This region includes:
- a CDS encoding RNA methyltransferase, whose product is MKITSLTNAKVKQWAKYKEKKYREKDQRFLVEGEHLIEEAARAGLVEAVLVEIGKAHAFVEYPVYEVTKDILRKLESSVSGTWIMAVCHMPQYHDAEFGKRVIVLDDVQDPGNVGTIIRTAVSFGYDAVLLSAHSCDVYNEKVIRSTQGALFHIPVIRGDVQAMLMSLKQKGTRILATSLHNASALREIAVPDAFALVFGNEGKGVSEEVLRLADTHVFIEMHTFESLNVAVAAGICMYAFKK
- a CDS encoding HD domain-containing protein, with translation MRKLHDIIRRCKDEYNFYLFWVEHNIFLAMPLEIKYNGFKRNDAMIRKKRMFTTVEEWSSAYDSYYGVIRQINQKLHEISLTKGKAFETWLQDYKKYSKQMRQMYQKETDFIQEYLQYYIDHPSRWQKEEAASLLTYLFINCMRLEDTHMIYAAALSLLEYYSSRQNRVAEMKCYYILAICLHDLDVFHFHKEILQYCEMVIVRYEELYVTLSDMEKSYGLSIYDLLSVCRYEMLHADEQFSSFLKEVILQEQEHAIAMVERFMREADMTKPYNAVLPLIRSNMLSSFSDLAIKLQKKAYTSDIADYMYEKSKRLCGSYTAKGTPEEIHERISYLMSIRVHEQLPEDMLFAVMKQEMERLPSSITGKNFNYDNSLIEVWICILNSLRTLIQEGHEEYRAFFEEQLDRFAQVLASIPFGKKLEHIADTAIYDFVCSQLSYFHDDEKVLAYVLRLLVFRQVQTGIHSLMVSDAASLITQAMLRSRADLLIGQLNCMSEEEVQHKAAQFLEYIRIGALLHDIGKVCCSSVVNMQYRRLSAVEYKTIQFHPQSSAEILLRIPQLACFYDMAVGHHKSYDGKSGYPKDFHIEASPQKIFIDMIAICDSLDAATDSYGRNYAKAKKFETVVRELRSRAGTQYSGVIVDLICEDEALRSQLKDLLENRRDEACRKTFWILNADIKDIAAAIRKTSCWRNG
- the ileS gene encoding isoleucine--tRNA ligase codes for the protein MEYKDTLLMPKTRFEMRGKLPTKEPNFQKRWKESEIYEKMLENREGCEAFVLHDGPPYANGDIHLGHALNKILKDVIVRNRYMAGYKVPYVPGWDTHGLPIETAIQKLGHNRKEMELSDFRKLCYDYALEQVDRQKKGFLSLGVVGDYDHPYITLTKDFEAHQIEIFASMAMDGLIYKGLKPVYWSPSSETALAEAEIEYKDIKSPTIFVKFAVKDGKGVLDSDTSFVIWTTTPWTIPANLGICLNKDYTYALVESEKGKLIVLEELVDALWEKFGLETKKKLATYKGSELEMITCQHPLYDRESLVILGDHVTADAGTGCVHTAPGFGADDFFIGQKYGLPAYCNVDEHGCMMEDAGDWLKGQYVDDANKTVTQRLDAMGALLKLEFITHSYPHDWRTKKPIIFRATTQWFASIDKIREKLLTEIANVDWIPKWGQQRMHNMIADRGDWCISRQRAWGVPIPIFYAEDDTPIMDEAVFAHVAELFREHGSNIWFEKEAKELLPQGYTHTGSPNGEFRKETDTMDVWFDSGSSHTGAMMERGLGYPADLYFEGSDQYRGWFNSSLIIGTAVHGHSPYKQVLSHGFVMDGKGVKMSKSQWNAVAPGEITKKYGADILRLWATSVDYQADCSMSDEILKQISEQYRKVRNTFRFMLANVNPEEDFTKEDLVDINELPELDKYILVLLNEVNEKAMKAYKEYRFADITNMLSNLMTNELSAYYMDYTKDILYIEKKDAPRRRQVQTVLWHAVNTLVRLWAPILVHTCEEVNDFFHTEAESIHLGSFAQALDVQGADTIKADMERMMAIRQDIFKALEEARAEKVIGKSLEAHVMINVSDEDRALIEKLCGNHFNQWLIVSKVSFSVDELKQYEVCQVEVEKCEGKVCPRCWNITDSHAEDGLCERCAEVLEQK